In a single window of the Dasypus novemcinctus isolate mDasNov1 chromosome Y, mDasNov1.1.hap2, whole genome shotgun sequence genome:
- the LOC139438331 gene encoding testis-specific Y-encoded protein 2-like: MASEAGPGEGPAPQARSEHLVGLASGPLVGESLGPAGERSPQSCRAGPEAQAPAGGKESGEAPVCGEVAFQATEIRGKKDEAEVGKDVVVENILEVAVIVVEEEREEKLAERRKQNRQARPERGPTSTRPSLEQLLALQLDLEPVNAEASRAFFRLKRTLWQRRKKHMDNRKAVIQGIPGFWVKAILNHPQISAMITDQDEDMLNNMTNLEVENTQAKNHCKITFFFRRNPYFQNEVIIKEYDINITGYRASHSTPVQWFRDYGRQASRRRHHNDNLNFFNWFSDHNFAVYNRIAKIINEDLWPNPLQYYPREEGTSTENGEDGALGAFKMEMIEHQSLCQISQGIKSYFRNMKWWQGASPGQERNKELGN; this comes from the exons ATGGCGAGTGAAGCGGGTCCTGGCGAAGGCCCGGCTCCCCAGGCACGCTCAGAACACCTCGTTGGCCTGGCAAGCGGCCCTCTGGTAGGAGAGTCGCTGGGGCCTGCCGGCGAGCGGTCCCCACAGAGCTGCAGGGCAGGGCCGGAGGCACAGGCCCCAGCTGGAGGGAAGGAGTCGGGGGAGGCCCCGGTATGTGGGGAGGTAGCCTTCCAGGCAACCGAGATCCGGGGAAAGAAAGACGAGGCAGAGGTGGGGAAGGATGTGGTAGTGGAGAATATACTGGAGGTGGCGGTTATAGTAGTAGAGGAGGAGCGAGAGGAGAAACTAGCGGAGAGGCGGAAGCAAAACAGGCAGGCACGGCCAGAACGTGGACCCACCAGTACCCGACCCTCCTTGGAGCAGCTGTTAGCCCTTCAGTTAGATCTGGAGCCAGTGAATGCCGAAGCCAGCAGGGCCTTCTTTCGGCTGAAGCGTACCCTGTGGCAGAGGCGCAAAAAACACATGGACAACAGAAAAGCCGTCATCCAGGGTATTCCTGGTTTCTGGGTCAAAGCC ATTCTGAACCATCCCCAGATATCAGCCATGATCACTGACCAAGATGAAGACATGCTTAACAACATGACCAATCTGGAG GTGGAGAACACCCAAGCCAAGAACCACTGCAAGATcacatttttctttaggagaaacCCGTATTTCCAGAATGAAGTAATCATTAAGGAGTATGACATTAACATCACTG GATATAGGGCCTCTCATTCCACTCCAGTCCAGTGGTTCCGGGATTATGGACGCCAGGCCTCCCGTCGCAGGCATCACAATGATAACCTTAACTTCTTCAACTGGTTCTCTGACCACAACTTTGCAGTGTATAACAGAATTGCTAAG ATCATCAATGAGGACCTGTGGCCCAAtcccctgcagtactacccaagGGAGGAAGGGACCAGCACAGAGAACGGAGAGGATGG GGCTCTTGgagcttttaaaatggaaatgatagagCATCAAAGTTTATGTCAAATATCACAAGGCATAAAAAGCTACTTCAGAAACATGAAATGGTGGCAAGGTGCTTCTCCtgggcaggagagaaataaagaactgGGTAATTAA